TGTGTGTGGTGCGCCCGCAACCGACGTCGCGCCGAGGCGTGAACTGGCGGAGCAGGAATCCGAATGGCAGGCCGGGGGCAAGCGGCGCCGACGGGGCGGGTGCATAATGGCCGCCTCGGTTGTGTTCGGGCTGTTGGGACTCATGCAGTTCGCTCTCGCCAATATGCGCACGCTCCCGACAACCGACCGCCACGAGGCGCGTGGCAATGTGTTTAACGGGCTGGTTCCGGTGGCGCTCGGCTGTGCTGGCTTTTTGCTCGGTTTGCGTCAAATGTCTAAGAAGTCGTAGCGGCGAATTCGGTGCCACACAGTCGCGTTTAACCGCGGGTATGTAGAAGGGTATGTGTGTGGAGGCGGATGAACTACGAGCACTGTTCCCGGGTCGTGCCTTTGGCCGGCCGTGCGCTGAAAGTGAGCTTCAGCAGGCTGAGCAAGCACTCGGTGAACCCCTACCCGCAACTCTGCGGGAGCTATACCTCGTGTTCGACGGATTTCGGGGGCCGACCGACGCTACCTTCCTTTGGCCACTGTTTGCGGAGGAAGGACTTGTTGCGATGAACCAGTTCTATCGCGGTGATCCACTGTTCCCGCAGGAACTGGTTACGCAGTGCCTGTTCTTCGGTGAC
This region of Gemmata massiliana genomic DNA includes:
- a CDS encoding SMI1/KNR4 family protein — translated: MCVEADELRALFPGRAFGRPCAESELQQAEQALGEPLPATLRELYLVFDGFRGPTDATFLWPLFAEEGLVAMNQFYRGDPLFPQELVTQCLFFGDNGCGPQWGFKRDLPGRIIRWSAAWGTEFEVVGTSPFDAWKAEKEVYDTLQSEI